Part of the Planifilum fimeticola genome, CCACGCTGATGACCAGGATGGGAACGATCGGGAACCGAAGCATGTGGAAGAGGAGGAGCAAGAAACACCCCAGCGCCAGGAACACATACACCACCAGCGCCTTCAGGGGAGGGAGGGGACGGGCGAAGGCGACCTTGTAGACGATTCCCGTCAGGATGAGAATGACGAAATAGGCGACAAACGGTCGCTCAAGAGCCTGGTTTATGATTTCCATCCGGGTTCCCTCCGATCAGTCATCGACCCCGTTCTCCTTCAAGGAGTGGAGATAGCGAATCTCCTCCGCATATTCCTCCTCATCCTCCACGGGGGTCTCGAGAATCACCGGCAATCCTGTGAAGGCTTCGCAGGTCAAAAACCGGGCAAGCGCCGCCGAACCGATCTCCCCTTGGCCGATTTTGGCATGCCGATCTTTCCGGCTGTTGAAGGGCGCCTTGCTGTCATTGAAGTGGATCGCCACCAGATGGTCCAGGTATCCCGTC contains:
- a CDS encoding YlaH-like family protein — encoded protein: MEIINQALERPFVAYFVILILTGIVYKVAFARPLPPLKALVVYVFLALGCFLLLLFHMLRFPIVPILVISVVLIGVARIRMAMTEKKSQAEEQGNGRKV